From Patagioenas fasciata isolate bPatFas1 chromosome 15, bPatFas1.hap1, whole genome shotgun sequence, a single genomic window includes:
- the LOC136108520 gene encoding cell death-inducing p53-target protein 1-like, translating into MASEKGPGEITMIMYEPRRDPCTQEPSAPPFCSQDGGYEYPAPPPYSCRETVTVEQPVYMVSQPPVILAGIFSCHPTSTICPSCRQHITTRVTYRLGKLSYLLCTSLCMVGCCFGCCFIPLFIRCFKDADHYCPYCEFHIYRYKRL; encoded by the exons ATGGCTAGTGAGAAGGGACCTGGGGAAATCACCATGATTATGTATGAACCACGTCGTGACCCCTGCACTCAAGAACCCTCAGCACCACCGTTCTGCAGCCAAGATG GGGGTTATGAGTATCCTGCTCCCCCACCGTACTCCTGTCGAGAAACAGTCACTGTTGAACAACCAG TTTACATGGTGTCTCAGCCTCCAGTCATCCTAGCAGGAATATTCTCATGCCATCCGACATCCACAATATGCCCTTCCTGCCGCCAGCACATCACCACACGGGTCACCTACAGACTGGGCAAGCTGTCTTACCTGCTGTGCACCAGCTTGTGTATGGTTGG gtgctgctttggatgctGCTTCATACCTTTGTTCATAAGGTGCTTCAAGGACGCAGACCATTACTGCCCATACTGCGAATTTCATATTTATAGATACAAAAGACTATAG